From a region of the Chrysemys picta bellii isolate R12L10 chromosome 7, ASM1138683v2, whole genome shotgun sequence genome:
- the LOC135972725 gene encoding mediator of RNA polymerase II transcription subunit 15-like codes for MESSQDRKRAPAWTEREVRDLLTIWGDEAVIAELRSSKRNGKVLEKISKAMKDRGHNRDTQQCRVKIKELRQAYHKAREANGRSGAEPQTCRYYAELHAILGGAATTTPTVCYDSLTGETHREDGSGNEEDDDGGTVGSSQQQGSGETGFPNSQDLFVTLDLEPVTPELTQDPQGTQETSAANVSPSQRLVNIRKRKRKTRDEMFTELQMSSHADRAQQNAWRQSMSEMRKAQHEREERWRAEDDRWRQLADRRQEAMLRLLEHQSDMLERMVELQERQQEQRPPLQPLCNQQPSSPSSIASSPRCPRTRWGGLRPPSHSTPDDRPSIRRLGFNKS; via the exons atggagtcctcccaggatcgcaaaagagctccagcatggaccgaacgggaggtacgagatctgctcaccatatggggagatgaagcagtgatagctgaactccgtagcagtaaaagaaatggaaaagtattagaaaagatctccaaggccatgaaggaccgaggccataacagggacacacagcagtgccgcgtgaaaattaaggagctacggcaagcctaccacaaagccagagaagcaaacggaaggtctggggcagagccgcaaacttgccgctactacgcggagctgcatgccattctagggggtgcagccaccactaccccaaccgtgtgctatgactctctcactggagaaacacacagggaagacggttcggggaacgaggaagatgacgatggaggtactgtaggtagctcacagcagcaaggaagcggagaaaccggtttccccaacagccaggatctgtttgtgaccctggacctggaaccagtaacccccgaactcacccaagaccctcagggcacacaggagacctctg ctgcaaatgtttctccttcgcagaggctcgtgaacattagaaagagaaaacgtaagacgagggacgagatgttcacggagctgcagatgtcctcccacgctgatagagcacagcagaatgcgtggaggcagtcaatgtcggagatgagaaaagcccaacatgaacgagaggagaggtggcgggctgaagacgataggtggcgtcagcttgcagacagacggcaagaggcaatgctccgtctgctggagcatcaaagtgatatgctcgagcgtatggttgagttgcaggaaaggcagcaggagcagagaccgccgctacagcccctgtgtaaccaacagccctcctccccaagttccatagcctcctcacccagatgcccaagaacacggtgggggggcctccgtccacccagtcactccaccccagatgatcgcccaagcatcagaaggctgggcttcaataagagttaa